Proteins encoded within one genomic window of Haloferax volcanii DS2:
- a CDS encoding dihydroorotase, with protein MPVDTLITGGTVVTATDTFDADVAIDGEEIVAVGDASSMPDATETIDAEGLLVMPGMIDPHVHIDDMFSIDTHETASAAAALGGVTSYVDFAWQAWTGELSIFEEGGTLLEGIERKREKAANAHVDYAFHGAITREDPAVLSELADAVDAGVSSFKMFTTYEHGLSNGFMHTVMEEIADIDAVGVYHTEDASLIDALTARFKAEGRGDPTDYLQSRPDYAEAMAAEDAVRMAQETGAKYYGIHTSCRKSAEVLSQFRDDGSAVRAETCTHYTTLTDDVFETQGNLPMIAPPIRKQDDVEAMFEHLADGTLDVVSTDHCGYKRESKEVDNWWDSTFGANALQVSVPVFHDEAVNERDFSYPFLVRVMSRNPARIFGMSDKGTLDPGTDADVILFDPEETYTITAEDNASNADFSIYEGREVTGRVKKTFVRGELIADDGEIVSEPGHGEYINRELPDWDA; from the coding sequence ATGCCAGTCGACACACTGATTACTGGTGGTACGGTCGTCACCGCGACGGACACGTTCGACGCCGACGTAGCGATAGACGGCGAGGAAATCGTCGCCGTCGGCGACGCGTCGTCGATGCCGGACGCGACGGAGACGATTGACGCCGAGGGACTGCTCGTGATGCCCGGCATGATTGACCCGCACGTCCACATCGACGACATGTTCTCGATAGACACCCACGAGACGGCGTCGGCGGCGGCGGCCCTCGGGGGCGTCACCTCCTACGTCGACTTCGCCTGGCAGGCGTGGACGGGCGAGTTGTCCATCTTCGAGGAAGGCGGGACGCTGTTAGAGGGTATCGAGCGCAAGCGCGAGAAGGCCGCGAACGCCCACGTCGACTACGCCTTCCACGGGGCTATCACCCGCGAGGACCCGGCGGTGCTGTCGGAGCTCGCAGACGCCGTCGACGCAGGGGTCTCCTCGTTCAAGATGTTCACCACCTACGAACACGGCCTCTCGAACGGGTTCATGCACACCGTGATGGAGGAGATAGCCGACATCGACGCCGTCGGCGTCTACCACACCGAGGACGCCTCGCTCATCGACGCGCTCACAGCGCGGTTCAAAGCGGAGGGTCGCGGCGACCCGACCGATTACCTGCAGTCGCGGCCGGACTACGCCGAGGCGATGGCCGCCGAGGATGCCGTGCGGATGGCCCAAGAGACGGGGGCGAAGTACTACGGCATCCACACCTCCTGCCGCAAGTCCGCGGAGGTGCTGTCGCAGTTCCGCGACGACGGCTCGGCGGTCCGCGCAGAGACCTGCACCCACTACACGACGCTCACCGACGACGTGTTCGAGACGCAGGGTAACCTTCCCATGATAGCGCCGCCAATCCGCAAACAGGATGACGTAGAGGCGATGTTCGAACATCTCGCCGACGGCACGCTCGACGTGGTTTCGACGGACCACTGCGGCTACAAACGCGAGTCCAAGGAGGTAGACAACTGGTGGGACTCGACGTTCGGCGCGAACGCCCTTCAGGTGTCCGTGCCGGTGTTCCACGACGAGGCGGTCAACGAGCGCGACTTCTCGTACCCGTTCCTCGTCCGCGTGATGAGCCGGAACCCCGCGCGCATCTTCGGGATGTCGGACAAAGGCACTCTGGACCCTGGCACGGACGCGGACGTGATTCTGTTCGACCCCGAGGAGACGTACACGATTACTGCCGAGGACAACGCCTCGAACGCCGACTTCTCCATCTACGAGGGCCGAGAGGTCACCGGTCGCGTGAAAAAGACGTTCGTCCGCGGCGAACTCATCGCTGACGACGGCGAAATCGTCTCCGAGCCGGGCCACGGCGAGTACATCAACCGGGAACTGCCGGACTGGGACGCCTGA
- a CDS encoding polysaccharide deacetylase family protein yields MGDIDVAIGVDADCVAGWLGSYGGADSPADLSRGLSAGNEGIPRMVQLFEDEGIDTTWYIPGHTIETFRDEVEAVAAGGHEIGVHGYSHENPTDLSREQEDAIIEKSIELIEDVTGDPPVGHRASWWEFSENTPELVEKHGFLYDSSLMEREFEPGYMRKGDSWTKIQYEQDAETWMSPYEYGAETDVVEIPISWYRDDIPPMLFIKQPLYHSGYKDPNMMYEQYYKKQFEYLYNRRGAGVYTFTIHPDLHGLPHMIPFLEDFIQYVKSHENAEFKTLEAVARKYKDDPSVYESESGYV; encoded by the coding sequence ATGGGAGACATTGACGTAGCTATCGGTGTAGACGCCGACTGTGTAGCTGGCTGGCTCGGGTCGTACGGCGGGGCCGACTCGCCGGCGGACCTCTCTCGGGGCCTCTCGGCGGGCAACGAGGGAATTCCGAGAATGGTCCAGCTGTTCGAAGACGAGGGTATCGACACGACGTGGTACATTCCCGGCCACACCATCGAGACGTTCCGCGACGAGGTGGAGGCGGTCGCCGCGGGCGGCCACGAAATCGGAGTCCACGGGTACTCACACGAGAACCCGACGGACCTCTCGCGGGAACAGGAAGATGCCATCATCGAGAAATCTATCGAGCTCATCGAGGATGTGACGGGCGACCCGCCGGTGGGTCACCGCGCGAGCTGGTGGGAGTTCAGCGAGAACACGCCGGAACTGGTCGAGAAACACGGCTTCCTGTACGACAGCAGCCTGATGGAACGAGAGTTCGAGCCGGGCTACATGCGGAAAGGCGACAGCTGGACGAAGATTCAGTACGAACAGGACGCCGAGACGTGGATGTCGCCGTACGAGTACGGCGCTGAGACCGACGTGGTGGAGATACCTATCAGCTGGTATCGTGACGACATTCCGCCGATGCTGTTCATCAAACAGCCCCTCTACCACTCGGGGTACAAGGACCCGAACATGATGTACGAGCAGTACTACAAAAAGCAGTTCGAGTACCTGTACAACCGCCGCGGGGCGGGCGTCTACACGTTCACCATCCACCCCGACCTGCACGGCCTGCCACACATGATTCCGTTCCTCGAAGACTTCATTCAGTACGTGAAGAGCCACGAGAACGCCGAGTTCAAGACGCTCGAAGCGGTCGCCCGGAAGTACAAAGACGACCCGAGCGTCTACGAGAGCGAAAGCGGCTACGTCTGA
- a CDS encoding ABC transporter permease — MALETSEDTTTPSLGERFRFGEVQALVTPTVLWFSAFLLAPLAIIAVYSFLTYESFSVVWEFSLTAWESVFDQTVYSTFVRTLVVGVGVTALCLLFGYPIAYYLRFYTSESGGTLLLLFLVIPFWTSALIRTIGWNPILGRTGVINRLLLWVGVVEEPLSWLLFSPFSQMVGYVAAYVVFMAAPIFVSLSQIDEDLLDASETLRGGPVATFRHITLPLSLPGVTIGAIFVFVLSIGDFMVPQFLSGGESTITTLIYLAVNNGLNYPNAAALSIVLLLVIFVVVYAMTRIVDISEITQG, encoded by the coding sequence ATGGCATTAGAAACGTCCGAAGACACGACCACGCCGAGCCTCGGCGAGCGGTTTCGGTTCGGCGAAGTGCAGGCGCTCGTGACACCGACGGTGCTTTGGTTCTCCGCGTTCCTGCTCGCGCCGCTTGCGATTATCGCCGTGTACAGCTTCCTCACCTACGAGAGCTTCAGTGTCGTCTGGGAGTTCTCGCTGACCGCCTGGGAGTCCGTGTTCGACCAGACAGTCTACTCCACGTTCGTCAGGACGCTCGTCGTCGGCGTTGGCGTGACGGCGCTGTGTCTGCTGTTCGGCTACCCCATCGCGTACTACCTGCGGTTTTACACGAGCGAGAGCGGCGGCACGCTACTGCTTTTGTTCCTCGTTATCCCCTTCTGGACATCGGCGCTCATCCGCACCATCGGGTGGAACCCAATTCTCGGACGGACGGGCGTCATCAACAGACTGCTCCTCTGGGTCGGCGTCGTCGAGGAGCCGCTCAGTTGGCTGTTATTCTCCCCATTCTCGCAGATGGTGGGATACGTCGCCGCGTACGTGGTGTTCATGGCCGCGCCCATCTTTGTCTCGCTGTCGCAGATAGACGAAGACCTGCTCGACGCCTCCGAGACGCTCCGCGGCGGGCCGGTGGCGACGTTCAGACACATCACGCTCCCATTGAGCCTGCCCGGGGTGACCATCGGTGCCATCTTCGTGTTCGTCCTCTCTATCGGCGACTTCATGGTCCCGCAGTTCCTCTCGGGCGGCGAGTCGACCATCACCACACTCATCTATCTCGCGGTGAACAACGGGCTGAACTACCCCAACGCGGCCGCGCTCTCTATCGTGCTCCTACTCGTTATCTTCGTCGTCGTCTACGCGATGACGCGCATCGTCGACATCAGCGAGATTACGCAAGGGTGA
- a CDS encoding SDR family NAD(P)-dependent oxidoreductase, translated as MSRLDGSVALVTGASSGIGNAIAAAFGREGATVVVADVRREPKLDDERSVFEKLDDTGAEYSFVECDVSDPAAAEAAVEHAVDSYGQLDVLVNNAGIYYQYEAEATPVEDWDAIVDVNARGTFLCSKYALPHLRESAGKVVNLASIFGLVGGGRSAAYCASKGAVANLTRQMALDYAPDEVNINALAPGIIETAQNVEWRENAPEIIAEWEAATPWPTFGSPEDVADAALFLASDESDFVTGAVLSVDGGWTSH; from the coding sequence GTGTCACGATTAGACGGTTCGGTCGCGTTAGTCACTGGTGCATCGAGCGGTATCGGCAACGCAATCGCGGCGGCGTTCGGCCGCGAGGGGGCGACGGTGGTCGTCGCCGACGTGCGCCGGGAGCCGAAACTGGACGACGAGCGGTCAGTGTTCGAGAAATTAGACGACACCGGCGCGGAGTACTCCTTCGTCGAGTGCGACGTGTCCGACCCGGCGGCGGCGGAGGCGGCCGTCGAACACGCGGTCGACTCCTACGGTCAGTTAGACGTGCTGGTGAACAACGCGGGCATCTACTACCAGTATGAGGCCGAAGCGACGCCCGTCGAGGACTGGGACGCCATCGTAGACGTGAACGCCCGCGGGACGTTCCTCTGTTCGAAGTACGCCCTGCCGCACCTCCGCGAGAGCGCCGGCAAGGTCGTCAACCTCGCGTCCATCTTCGGACTGGTCGGCGGCGGCCGGAGCGCCGCCTACTGCGCTTCGAAAGGGGCCGTCGCCAACCTCACCCGCCAGATGGCGCTGGACTACGCGCCCGACGAGGTGAACATCAACGCCTTGGCTCCCGGTATCATCGAGACGGCGCAGAACGTCGAGTGGCGCGAGAACGCCCCCGAGATAATCGCCGAATGGGAGGCCGCGACGCCGTGGCCGACGTTCGGGTCGCCCGAAGACGTGGCCGACGCCGCGCTGTTTCTCGCCTCCGACGAGAGCGACTTCGTCACCGGAGCGGTGCTCTCAGTCGATGGCGGGTGGACCAGCCACTGA
- a CDS encoding ABC transporter permease: MSTQTERSEETVASGQSPITGVIEAVSVKRVLLAYFLLAAAYIYLPIFSVIAFSFNSGGLTFPFVEFTFEWYGELLANEGLIEAVRRSVTLALVVTVITTVLATATALAYRYDFWGQRGLLFLLILGIITPGITYGVGATLLLNEVLGLTKNLWLAVPVHVVWALPFAVIVLLAGFPPALKENEEAARVLGAGPLSRFRNVILPQIAPTLLGAAVFAFTLSYNEATRSLLLVGNQNTMPLEVFAIAAGTRVQPYLFALGSLTTVFSTLLLAAAGLLIVYNRRS; the protein is encoded by the coding sequence ATGTCGACACAAACCGAACGTTCCGAGGAGACTGTAGCGTCGGGTCAGTCCCCGATCACGGGGGTCATCGAGGCCGTCAGCGTCAAGCGAGTACTTCTGGCGTACTTCCTGCTTGCCGCGGCGTACATCTATTTGCCCATCTTTTCGGTCATTGCGTTTTCGTTCAATTCGGGTGGGCTGACGTTTCCATTCGTCGAGTTCACCTTCGAGTGGTACGGAGAGTTGCTTGCCAACGAGGGACTCATCGAGGCCGTCCGGCGGTCGGTCACGCTGGCGCTCGTCGTGACCGTCATCACGACGGTGCTTGCGACGGCGACGGCGCTGGCGTACCGCTACGACTTCTGGGGACAGCGCGGCCTGCTGTTTCTCCTCATCCTGGGCATCATCACGCCCGGCATCACGTACGGCGTCGGCGCGACGCTGCTTCTCAACGAGGTGCTCGGGCTGACGAAGAACCTGTGGCTCGCGGTTCCTGTCCACGTCGTCTGGGCGCTTCCCTTCGCGGTCATCGTCCTCCTCGCGGGGTTCCCGCCGGCGCTCAAGGAAAACGAGGAGGCCGCACGCGTGCTGGGCGCGGGGCCACTCTCGCGGTTCCGAAACGTGATACTCCCGCAGATAGCGCCGACACTCCTCGGTGCGGCCGTATTCGCATTCACGCTGTCGTACAACGAGGCGACGCGGAGTCTCCTGCTCGTGGGGAATCAGAACACGATGCCGCTCGAGGTATTCGCCATCGCCGCCGGCACGCGCGTCCAGCCCTACCTGTTCGCGCTCGGGAGCCTCACCACCGTCTTCTCGACGCTCCTCTTAGCCGCCGCGGGACTGCTCATCGTGTACAACCGCCGGTCCTGA
- a CDS encoding CoA-acylating methylmalonate-semialdehyde dehydrogenase yields MREDASAGGEVQNYVDGEWRPASGDDGRDVVDPATRDTVASVTYSTAADIDDAVSAGKAAFETWRSTPVEERIQPLFELKRLLEANQDDIAEALVREHGKTFDEAKGELRRGIENVEVACGIPSMMQAGHLPNAAPGIDETAVRKPLGVFAAVTPFNFPGMIPLWFLPYAVATGNAFVLKPSEKTPVTARLIFELVDEAGFPDGVVQLVNGGADTVNALVEHDGVEGISFVGSTPVAKHVYKTAAAHGKRVQAQGGAKNHIVVAASANLDFAAEQTIGSAFANTGQRCLANPVAVVEDAIYDEFAECVVDIAAGMTLDNGLSEDVDMGPLISGAARDRVKEYVETGVEEGATLLYDGRDADVPAEGSFLGPTVFGDVSPDDTIAREEIFGPVLALVRADDFDHAVEVVNRSEFGNASSLFTDRGADAKRFRHEVEAGNLAVNAGTAAPMAFFHFGGWKDSFFGDLHAQGDDAIRFYTDEAVYIERWPDA; encoded by the coding sequence ATGCGAGAAGACGCTTCAGCGGGAGGCGAAGTACAGAACTACGTCGACGGGGAATGGCGTCCGGCGTCCGGCGACGACGGGCGGGACGTGGTCGACCCGGCGACGAGAGACACCGTCGCGTCGGTCACCTACAGCACCGCGGCGGACATCGACGACGCGGTGAGCGCGGGGAAGGCGGCGTTCGAGACGTGGCGGTCGACGCCCGTCGAAGAGCGCATCCAACCCCTGTTCGAGCTGAAGCGACTGCTCGAAGCGAACCAAGACGACATCGCCGAGGCGCTCGTCCGCGAGCACGGCAAGACGTTCGACGAGGCCAAAGGCGAACTGCGCCGAGGCATCGAGAACGTCGAGGTCGCCTGCGGCATCCCGTCGATGATGCAGGCGGGCCACCTTCCGAACGCCGCGCCCGGCATCGACGAAACGGCGGTCAGAAAGCCGCTCGGGGTGTTCGCTGCGGTCACGCCGTTTAACTTCCCGGGGATGATTCCGCTGTGGTTCCTGCCGTACGCGGTCGCCACCGGCAACGCGTTCGTGCTCAAGCCGAGCGAGAAGACGCCCGTGACCGCCCGGCTCATCTTCGAACTCGTCGACGAGGCCGGCTTCCCGGACGGCGTCGTCCAACTCGTCAACGGGGGCGCCGACACGGTGAACGCGCTCGTCGAACACGACGGCGTCGAGGGCATCTCCTTCGTCGGGAGCACGCCCGTCGCCAAGCACGTCTACAAGACGGCCGCCGCGCACGGCAAGCGCGTGCAGGCGCAGGGCGGCGCGAAAAATCATATCGTCGTCGCCGCCTCCGCGAACCTCGACTTCGCGGCCGAACAGACCATCGGATCCGCGTTCGCCAACACGGGCCAGCGCTGCCTCGCCAACCCCGTCGCGGTCGTCGAGGACGCGATTTACGACGAGTTCGCAGAGTGCGTCGTCGACATCGCGGCGGGGATGACGTTGGACAACGGTCTCTCCGAGGACGTCGACATGGGCCCGCTCATCTCCGGGGCGGCCCGCGACCGCGTCAAGGAGTACGTCGAAACCGGGGTCGAAGAGGGGGCGACGCTCCTGTACGACGGCCGCGACGCCGACGTGCCCGCCGAGGGGAGCTTCCTCGGGCCGACCGTCTTCGGCGACGTGTCGCCCGACGACACGATTGCTCGCGAGGAGATTTTCGGGCCGGTGTTGGCGCTTGTCCGCGCCGACGACTTCGACCACGCCGTCGAGGTCGTCAACCGAAGCGAGTTCGGCAACGCGTCCAGTCTGTTCACCGACCGCGGGGCCGACGCCAAGCGGTTCCGACACGAGGTGGAGGCGGGCAACCTCGCGGTGAACGCGGGCACCGCCGCGCCGATGGCGTTCTTCCACTTCGGCGGCTGGAAGGACTCCTTCTTCGGCGACCTCCACGCGCAGGGCGACGACGCGATTCGCTTCTACACCGATGAGGCCGTCTACATCGAGCGCTGGCCGGACGCCTGA
- a CDS encoding asparaginase, whose amino-acid sequence MPPQVTVLSTGGTIASTDGEGGATPSKRGAALVDAVPELGEYAEVEVRDVALRPSFDMDFETVAATAHAARDAAVDGADGVVVTHGTDTMEESAYYLDLALDLDVPVVFTGAQRRPNEVSADGPSNLLTAVRAAVDESFTGRGGVYVAFDEQLHAARDATKIHTSDLDAFASPDASPVARFTREGTRLLRKPGSRSASVDAIESSKDVAVVQSYIGADDRQLRSVVEAGADGVVLEGTGLGNATNALGEAAGSLAEDGYPVVVTTRCQGGAVAPVYGSPGGGETLRDRRVIDGSDLPAHKARIKLMLVLESVGDDLAAIRAAFE is encoded by the coding sequence ATGCCTCCACAGGTCACGGTTCTCAGCACCGGCGGCACTATCGCAAGCACCGACGGCGAAGGCGGCGCGACGCCGAGCAAGCGCGGCGCGGCGCTCGTTGACGCCGTTCCCGAACTCGGTGAGTACGCCGAAGTCGAGGTACGGGACGTGGCGCTCCGTCCGAGCTTCGACATGGACTTCGAGACGGTCGCGGCGACCGCTCACGCGGCGCGCGACGCCGCCGTGGACGGTGCCGACGGTGTCGTCGTCACCCACGGAACGGACACGATGGAAGAGTCCGCGTACTACCTTGACCTCGCGTTGGACCTCGACGTGCCGGTGGTGTTCACCGGCGCGCAGCGCCGCCCGAACGAGGTAAGCGCCGACGGCCCGAGCAACCTCCTCACGGCCGTCCGCGCGGCCGTCGACGAGTCGTTCACGGGGCGCGGCGGCGTCTACGTCGCTTTCGACGAGCAACTCCACGCCGCCCGCGACGCGACCAAGATACACACCAGCGACCTCGATGCGTTCGCCTCGCCGGACGCGTCACCGGTCGCTCGGTTCACCCGCGAGGGAACGCGCCTCCTCCGCAAACCCGGGAGTCGGTCCGCGTCGGTGGACGCCATCGAGTCTTCGAAAGACGTGGCCGTCGTCCAGAGCTACATCGGGGCCGACGACCGACAGCTCCGGTCCGTCGTCGAGGCGGGGGCCGACGGCGTCGTCCTCGAAGGGACCGGATTGGGGAATGCGACGAACGCGCTGGGCGAGGCCGCCGGCTCGCTGGCCGAAGACGGCTACCCCGTCGTCGTCACGACGCGGTGTCAGGGCGGGGCGGTCGCGCCGGTGTACGGGTCACCCGGTGGCGGAGAGACGCTCCGTGACCGCCGCGTCATCGACGGGTCGGACCTCCCGGCACACAAGGCGCGCATCAAGCTCATGCTCGTGTTGGAATCGGTCGGCGACGACTTGGCGGCTATCCGCGCAGCGTTCGAGTAA
- a CDS encoding TCP-1/cpn60 chaperonin family protein, with translation MSNAAQEPAVPTDSDGAPLFPHANVVAVNAFADVLASALGPASRDKMIVNALRSRGPDENEVPHAANEMTADDITVTSDGASLLESLPTTHPIAPVVTRVIGPERPGETAVEGADIPDGVTATVVLMSELLDEAVELFDRGVHPYDLRAGYHRAMDAALAELDAATTPHDGRRATDLAIARTAMTGNDVGGVVGGLAEGVVDAVDAVGFPTEATLAVRCVSKGSMSDSRLVDGAVLGVNHRVSEEMPVRVEDATVLALGGFKRSLSDPELWTEGASLDLSSPDDAAAMEDVYTERRERVVDRIDDLGVDVVVTRLGINDEYQRLLADRGIVGIRRVNRLHLEQVARATGASVVTNPTDVSAGDLGHAGVVEEVMREPRRHRRKNRFMTVFEGCENPDSVTVLLRGVTDQIAAQATSEVRKAAAAVGAARGRGGNRGGVIPGGGAIELRMAAAVREAARAEPSRAQLAMTAFADALEAVVATLVRNAGEDHVELLADLKAAHAAGDDAAGFVLPDGEVGNAAECGVFDAAATKRRVVLRASEVANLVLRVDDAVDADFTEEPAGPGEAIYDEEAEKHADYLEHTDGTRWDI, from the coding sequence ATGAGTAACGCAGCACAGGAGCCAGCGGTGCCGACCGACAGCGACGGCGCACCGCTGTTTCCACACGCGAACGTGGTCGCGGTGAACGCCTTCGCCGACGTGCTGGCCTCCGCGCTGGGGCCGGCGTCGCGCGACAAGATGATTGTCAACGCGCTCAGAAGCCGCGGGCCGGACGAAAACGAGGTTCCCCACGCGGCCAACGAGATGACAGCCGACGACATCACCGTCACGAGCGACGGGGCGAGCCTGCTGGAGTCGCTTCCGACCACGCATCCCATCGCGCCGGTCGTGACGCGGGTTATCGGCCCGGAGCGGCCGGGCGAGACGGCCGTCGAGGGCGCGGACATCCCCGACGGCGTCACCGCGACGGTGGTGCTCATGTCGGAGCTGCTCGACGAGGCGGTCGAGCTGTTCGACCGAGGTGTCCACCCGTACGACCTCCGAGCCGGTTACCACCGGGCGATGGACGCCGCCCTCGCGGAACTTGACGCGGCGACGACGCCGCACGACGGCCGGCGAGCGACGGACCTCGCGATTGCGCGGACCGCGATGACCGGAAACGACGTGGGCGGCGTCGTCGGCGGGTTGGCCGAGGGCGTCGTCGACGCCGTCGACGCCGTCGGCTTCCCGACCGAGGCGACGCTTGCGGTGCGGTGCGTGAGCAAGGGGTCGATGAGTGACTCCCGGCTCGTCGACGGCGCGGTGCTCGGCGTGAACCACCGCGTCTCGGAGGAGATGCCTGTCCGCGTCGAGGACGCGACCGTGCTCGCGCTGGGCGGATTCAAGCGGTCGCTGTCGGACCCAGAGCTGTGGACCGAGGGCGCCTCTCTTGACCTCTCGTCGCCCGACGACGCCGCGGCGATGGAAGACGTGTACACGGAGCGGCGCGAGCGGGTGGTCGACCGCATCGACGACCTCGGGGTCGACGTCGTCGTCACCCGCCTCGGCATCAACGACGAGTACCAGCGACTCCTCGCCGACCGCGGCATCGTCGGCATCAGGCGAGTGAACCGGCTCCATCTCGAACAGGTGGCGCGGGCGACGGGCGCAAGCGTCGTGACCAACCCGACCGACGTCTCCGCGGGCGACCTCGGACACGCCGGCGTCGTCGAGGAAGTGATGCGCGAACCGCGCCGGCACCGCCGGAAAAACCGGTTTATGACCGTCTTCGAGGGCTGTGAGAACCCCGACTCGGTGACGGTGCTCCTCCGCGGTGTGACCGATCAAATCGCGGCGCAGGCGACGAGCGAAGTGCGGAAGGCCGCCGCGGCCGTCGGCGCGGCCCGCGGCCGCGGCGGGAACCGGGGTGGTGTCATCCCCGGCGGCGGCGCAATCGAACTCCGCATGGCCGCCGCCGTCCGCGAGGCCGCGCGCGCGGAGCCGTCGCGGGCGCAACTGGCGATGACGGCGTTCGCCGACGCCCTCGAAGCCGTCGTGGCGACGCTCGTCCGCAACGCGGGCGAAGACCACGTCGAACTGCTGGCCGACCTGAAGGCGGCACACGCCGCGGGCGACGACGCCGCGGGGTTCGTCCTTCCGGACGGCGAGGTCGGAAACGCCGCCGAGTGCGGCGTCTTCGACGCCGCGGCGACGAAGCGCCGGGTCGTGCTGCGCGCCTCGGAGGTGGCGAATCTCGTGCTCAGAGTCGACGACGCCGTGGACGCCGACTTCACCGAGGAGCCGGCGGGACCGGGCGAGGCAATCTACGACGAAGAGGCCGAAAAACACGCTGACTACCTCGAACACACCGACGGGACGCGCTGGGATATCTGA
- a CDS encoding extracellular solute-binding protein, whose amino-acid sequence MNRRNFVKFASGAAAGAALAGCAGNGGDGGSGTTSGSGEGDTTSSSSGGGTTDGSRPLEWIGPAWAVRDGQADKFTEMTDISVNVTTADIPTTQQQVLSGGQANMDMVSSDSPGAGAIVQDNDASIPVPVDELDNWNPDLVSDLFTNPTERLSHLGEQTETVLDLLWADDEQTEMLLPPHVYNFDAIGYNPTQVDDVSTWSALFDDQYSGQVAMGAVSSIAIPETLMHLLDNDMIDADIGQLNNPTEEQMDQAVDFLVSEKQAGQFRSTWTAYGTSVNLMASEEAILGDLWQPAAMDVRRSGTPCTYATMSEGVQGYRYWYGGIAPLRPGARDRNNLNEVYSLINDVHYGAWFPGYIQNWGYSVPHYPNQELVRTGSDESGEGMGPEYYDWAYEGESTYTPLSETQFESEALFDPMEYEWSMEEGDSASDGIARDSGPIEERIDRIGFFQIWPDNSEYMLSRWSDFTSA is encoded by the coding sequence ATGAATAGGCGAAACTTTGTAAAGTTTGCGAGCGGAGCGGCCGCCGGGGCCGCCCTCGCCGGATGCGCCGGGAACGGCGGCGACGGCGGATCGGGGACGACGAGCGGCTCCGGTGAAGGTGACACGACGTCGAGCAGTTCCGGCGGCGGAACCACCGACGGGTCTCGGCCGCTGGAGTGGATCGGTCCCGCGTGGGCGGTTCGCGACGGACAGGCTGACAAGTTCACCGAGATGACCGATATCTCGGTTAACGTCACCACGGCCGACATCCCGACGACCCAACAGCAGGTGCTCAGCGGCGGGCAGGCGAACATGGACATGGTCTCGTCGGACTCGCCCGGCGCGGGCGCTATCGTCCAGGACAATGACGCGAGTATTCCCGTCCCGGTCGACGAACTCGACAACTGGAACCCCGACCTGGTGTCGGACCTGTTTACCAACCCCACCGAACGGCTGAGCCACCTGGGAGAACAGACCGAGACGGTGCTCGACCTGCTGTGGGCCGACGACGAGCAGACCGAGATGCTGCTGCCGCCGCACGTGTACAACTTCGACGCCATCGGCTACAACCCGACGCAGGTGGACGACGTGAGCACGTGGTCGGCGCTGTTCGACGACCAGTACTCGGGGCAGGTGGCGATGGGCGCGGTGTCGTCTATTGCGATTCCGGAGACGCTGATGCATCTCCTGGACAACGACATGATAGACGCCGACATCGGCCAGCTCAACAACCCGACCGAAGAGCAGATGGACCAGGCGGTCGACTTCCTCGTCAGCGAGAAGCAGGCGGGACAGTTCCGCTCGACGTGGACCGCCTACGGAACCTCAGTGAACCTGATGGCGTCCGAAGAGGCCATCCTCGGCGACCTCTGGCAGCCGGCGGCGATGGACGTCCGCCGGAGCGGCACGCCGTGTACCTACGCCACGATGTCCGAGGGCGTGCAGGGCTACCGCTACTGGTACGGTGGCATCGCGCCGTTACGTCCCGGCGCGCGCGACCGGAACAACCTCAACGAGGTGTACTCGCTCATCAACGATGTCCACTACGGCGCGTGGTTCCCGGGATACATCCAGAACTGGGGATACTCGGTCCCGCACTACCCGAACCAGGAACTCGTCCGAACCGGTTCTGACGAGTCCGGCGAGGGGATGGGTCCGGAGTACTACGACTGGGCCTACGAGGGCGAGAGCACCTACACCCCCCTCTCGGAGACGCAGTTCGAGTCCGAGGCGCTGTTCGACCCCATGGAGTACGAGTGGTCGATGGAGGAAGGCGACTCCGCCAGCGACGGCATTGCCCGCGACTCCGGCCCAATCGAGGAGCGCATCGACCGCATCGGCTTCTTCCAAATCTGGCCCGACAACTCCGAGTATATGCTCTCGCGGTGGTCGGACTTTACCAGCGCCTGA